One genomic window of Oncorhynchus clarkii lewisi isolate Uvic-CL-2024 chromosome 5, UVic_Ocla_1.0, whole genome shotgun sequence includes the following:
- the LOC139408581 gene encoding serine/threonine-protein kinase ULK1-like isoform X2: METVGKFEFSRKDLIGHGAFAVVFKGRNREKHDWEVAVKCINKKNLAKSQTLLGKEIKILKELKHENIVALHDFQETASSVYLVMEYCNGGDLADYLHSKGTLSEDTIRVFLQQIAGAMRVLQAKGIIHRDLKPQNILLSYPAGRKSHSTNTCIKIADFGFARYLQNNMMAATLCGSPMYMAPEVIMSQNYDAKADLWSIGTILFQCLTGKAPFQASSPQDLRLFYEKNKNLSPNIPRETSCPLRLLLLGLLQRNHKDRMDFEEFFRHPFLEASSSMKKTTPAVTMTCFPSSTSASSCSSSSTSHLASPPQSLAEVQQVHTKTLASPTQDSPGFLLKDSSGGGCSSKNSSCDTDDFVMVPAHFPTGELTCEGPTGKVFHDSLMNSGSLLAFGGLGSQGKTPPHSPSYSGSPNPISRPNEFSGSNCGNYGQSVPIPVPTQVQNYQRMEQKLHSPSQDGSPRLSTPVRRCSSNSSLGFGRTGPSLPYPGGHGALAGLRRLSVGGARPFQLSPQVGTIPELPGQVRPLGTDTGSGGSQDGALQFLDMWPPAQQQGLVTRLHSAPCLLEAASRGGRQNIRKQHSDPVVANHQAGMVTMRPLHSSPRLSELMQRSPLPTILGSPSRAIPPFEFPKPPSTPNLVTFLAQQGLVLAPPGSRTASDHRDPGQPPTGQLGQYSHRTAEDNKSFGRSQSASRLSDMLLMAAFGGPLGERGSNENLGSNRGAIDITAPSGDSAMAAGSASPAQVVFTVGSPPNSSTLPHTSRTRQYSGSSSSISPVGSFTSRYQTGTYLEGFEDPSSPRYSFTDPITANMGGPVTFLAPELPEETLMAQEHTETLRSLHFTLDFACCLMEVAGVRGTGTGAVAEQGDTSPPSLLQQQSLVADQISSLSREWSYAEQLVLYMKTAELLSSALHTAMECIKQGKLYPSATVKQVVKRLNKLFKSSVSSCLSLNARLERFFSRKHRLMDHINTITAERLLFSHTVQMVQAAALDEMFHQGEASVQRYHKALLLMEGLSLLLTEHEDILIVTKCKECIERRLTALQSGLCI; this comes from the exons tACTGCAATGGTGGGGACCTGGCGGACTATCTACACT cCAAGGGCACCCTGAGTGAGGACACTATCCGAGTGTTCCTGCAGCAGATAGCCGGGGCCATGAGGGTGCTGCAGGCCAAGGGGATCATTCACAGAGACCTCAAACCACAGAACATTCTGCTCTCCTACCCCGCAGGACGCAAGTCCCACTCTACCAACACCTGCATCAAGAtag CTGACTTTGGGTTTGCACGGTACCTTCAGAACAACATGATGGCTGCTACTCTGTGTGGGTCCCCTATGTACATG GCACCTGAAGTCATCATGTCTCAGAACTATGATGCCAAGGCTGACCTGTGGAGCATAGGAACCATTTTGTTCCAGTGTCTGACAGGGAAAGCCCCGTTTCAG GCTAGCAGTCCCCAGGACCTCCGGCTATTTTATGAGAAAAACAAGAACCTCAGCCCCAA TATCCCCAGAGAGACCTCCTGTCCCCTGAGGCTTCTGCTGCTGGGTCTTCTGCAGCGAAACCACAAGGACCGCATGGACTTTG AGGAGTTCTTCCGTCACCCCTTCCTGGAGGCGAGCTCGTCCATGAAGAAAA CAACTCCTGCTGTGACCATGACGTGCTTTCCCAGCTCCACTTCAGCCAGCTCCTGTAGCAGCTCTTCCACCTCACACCTGGCCTCCCCaccg cagTCCCTGGCTGAGGTCCAGCAGGTCCATACTAAGACACTCGCTTCTCCTACCCAGGATTCCCCTGGCTTCCTCCTCAAGGACTCGTCTGGAGGGGGCTGCAGCAGTAAGAACTCCTCCTGTGACACAGACGACTTTGTCATGGTACCCGCCCACTTTCCCA CAGGTGAGCTCACCTGTGAGGGGCCTACTGGAAAGGTGTTCCACGACAGTCTGATGAACAGCGG CTCTCTGCTAGCATTTGGTGGCCTGGGCAGTCAGGGCAAGACCCCACCCCACTCCCCCTCCTACAGTGGCTCCCCCAATCCTATCAG TCGTCCTAACGAGTTCTCTGGCAGTAACTGTGGTAACTATGGTCAGTCGGTGCCCATTCCGGTTCCCACTCAGGTCCAAAACTACCAGCGTATGGAGCAGAAGCTCCATTCCCCCAGCCAGGACGGCTCCCCACG GCTGTCCACCCCAGTGCGTCGCTGTAGCAGCAATAGTTCACTGGGATTTGGAAGGACTGGCCCATCTCTGCCTTACCCAGGAGGCCACGGGGCCTTGGCTGGCCTCCGCAGGCTGTCTGTAGGAGGGGCCAGACCCTTCCAGCTTTCACCTCAAG TGGGTACCATCCCTGAGCTGCCAGGGCAGGTGCGCCCGCTGGGCACAGACACCGGTAGCGGGGGGTCGCAGGATGGAG ctctccagTTCCTCGACATGTGGCCTCCCGCTCAGCAGCAAGGCCTGGTCACCCGGCTTCACAGCGCCCCATGTCTCCTCGAGGCTGCTAGCAGGGGCGGCAGGCAAAATATCAGAAAGCAGCACTCTGACCCAGTGGTGGCCAACCACCAGGCAGGCATGGTGACTATGCGGCCCCTGCACTCCTCCCCCAGGCTGAGTGAACTCATGCAGCGCAGCCCCCTCCCCACCATTCTAGGATCTCCCTCGAGA GCCATCCCACCCTTTGAGTTTCCAAAACCTCCCAGCACCCCCAACCTGGTGACCTTCCTGGCCCAGCAGGGCCTGGTTCTGGCCCCGCCTGGCAGCAGGACTGCCTCAGACCACAGGGACCCAGGACAGCCACCCACTGGGCAGCTTGGTCAATACAGCCATAGGACCGCAGAGGACAACAAGAGCTTTGGCAGGTCTCAGAGTGCAAGTCGTCTGTCTGACATGTTGCTGATGGCTGCATTTGGAGGGCCGCTGGGGGAGCGGGGGAGCAATGAGAACCTCGGCTCTAACAGAGGAGCCATAGACATCACAG CACCCTCTGGTGATAGTGCCATGGCTGCAGGCTCAGCCAGCCCAGCCCAGGTGGTGTTCACTGTGGGCTCCCCACCCAACAGCAGCACCCTACCACACACCTCCAGGACCAGGCAGTACTCAG GCTCCTCCAGCTCTATCAGCCCAGTGGGGTCCTTTACTAGCCGATATCAGACAGGCACCTATCTGGAAGGCTTCGAGGATCCCTCCAGTCCACGCTACAGCTTCACAGACCCCATCACGGCCAACATGGGGGGACCGGTCACCTTCCTGGCCCCTGAGCTGCCAGAGGAGACACTGATGGCG CAGGAGCACACAGAGACCCTGAGGAGCCTTCACTTCACCCTGGACTTTGCCTGCTGTCTGATGGAGGTGGCGGGAGTCAGGGGGACCGGGACTGGGGCTGTGGCTGAGCAAGGGGACacctccccaccctccctcctgCAGCAGCAGAGCCTGGTGGCAGACCAGATCAGCTCCCTCAGCCGGGAGTGGAG cTATGCGGAGCAGCTGGTGTTGTACATGAAGACTGCAGAGCTCCTGTCGTCTGCCTTACACACAGCCATGGAGTGCATCAAACAGGGCAAACtgtacccctctgctactgtcaAACAAG TGGTGAAGAGACTGAACAAGCTTTTCAAGTCCAGCGTGTCGTCCTGCCTCTCCCTCAACGCCCGGCTGGAGCGCTTCTTCTCTAGGAAGCACCGTCTCATGGACCACATTAACACTATCACCGCCGAGAGGCTGCTGTTCAGCCACACCGTTCAGATG gtGCAGGCTGCTGCTCTGGATGAGATGTTCCACCAGGGAGAGGCGTCGGTGCAGCGCTACCACAAGGCCCTGCTGCTGATGGAGGGCCTGTCCCTGCTCCTCACCGAGCACGAAGACATCCTCATCGTTACCAAAT GTAAGGAGTGCATCGAGCGTCGCCTCACAGCACTACAGTCAGGGCTCTGCATCTGA
- the LOC139408581 gene encoding serine/threonine-protein kinase ULK1-like isoform X6 — METVGKFEFSRKDLIGHGAFAVVFKGRNREKHDWEVAVKCINKKNLAKSQTLLGKEIKILKELKHENIVALHDFQETASSVYLVMEYCNGGDLADYLHSKGTLSEDTIRVFLQQIAGAMRVLQAKGIIHRDLKPQNILLSYPAGRKSHSTNTCIKIADFGFARYLQNNMMAATLCGSPMYMAPEVIMSQNYDAKADLWSIGTILFQCLTGKAPFQASSPQDLRLFYEKNKNLSPNIPRETSCPLRLLLLGLLQRNHKDRMDFEEFFRHPFLEASSSMKKTTPAVTMTCFPSSTSASSCSSSSTSHLASPPQSLAEVQQVHTKTLASPTQDSPGFLLKDSSGGGCSSKNSSCDTDDFVMVPAHFPSELTCEGPTGKVFHDSLMNSGSLLAFGGLGSQGKTPPHSPSYSGSPNPISRPNEFSGSNCGNYGQSVPIPVPTQVQNYQRMEQKLHSPSQDGSPRLSTPVRRCSSNSSLGFGRTGPSLPYPGGHGALAGLRRLSVGGARPFQLSPQALQFLDMWPPAQQQGLVTRLHSAPCLLEAASRGGRQNIRKQHSDPVVANHQAGMVTMRPLHSSPRLSELMQRSPLPTILGSPSRAIPPFEFPKPPSTPNLVTFLAQQGLVLAPPGSRTASDHRDPGQPPTGQLGQYSHRTAEDNKSFGRSQSASRLSDMLLMAAFGGPLGERGSNENLGSNRGAIDITAPSGDSAMAAGSASPAQVVFTVGSPPNSSTLPHTSRTRQYSAGSSSSISPVGSFTSRYQTGTYLEGFEDPSSPRYSFTDPITANMGGPVTFLAPELPEETLMAQEHTETLRSLHFTLDFACCLMEVAGVRGTGTGAVAEQGDTSPPSLLQQQSLVADQISSLSREWSYAEQLVLYMKTAELLSSALHTAMECIKQGKLYPSATVKQVVKRLNKLFKSSVSSCLSLNARLERFFSRKHRLMDHINTITAERLLFSHTVQMVQAAALDEMFHQGEASVQRYHKALLLMEGLSLLLTEHEDILIVTKCKECIERRLTALQSGLCI, encoded by the exons tACTGCAATGGTGGGGACCTGGCGGACTATCTACACT cCAAGGGCACCCTGAGTGAGGACACTATCCGAGTGTTCCTGCAGCAGATAGCCGGGGCCATGAGGGTGCTGCAGGCCAAGGGGATCATTCACAGAGACCTCAAACCACAGAACATTCTGCTCTCCTACCCCGCAGGACGCAAGTCCCACTCTACCAACACCTGCATCAAGAtag CTGACTTTGGGTTTGCACGGTACCTTCAGAACAACATGATGGCTGCTACTCTGTGTGGGTCCCCTATGTACATG GCACCTGAAGTCATCATGTCTCAGAACTATGATGCCAAGGCTGACCTGTGGAGCATAGGAACCATTTTGTTCCAGTGTCTGACAGGGAAAGCCCCGTTTCAG GCTAGCAGTCCCCAGGACCTCCGGCTATTTTATGAGAAAAACAAGAACCTCAGCCCCAA TATCCCCAGAGAGACCTCCTGTCCCCTGAGGCTTCTGCTGCTGGGTCTTCTGCAGCGAAACCACAAGGACCGCATGGACTTTG AGGAGTTCTTCCGTCACCCCTTCCTGGAGGCGAGCTCGTCCATGAAGAAAA CAACTCCTGCTGTGACCATGACGTGCTTTCCCAGCTCCACTTCAGCCAGCTCCTGTAGCAGCTCTTCCACCTCACACCTGGCCTCCCCaccg cagTCCCTGGCTGAGGTCCAGCAGGTCCATACTAAGACACTCGCTTCTCCTACCCAGGATTCCCCTGGCTTCCTCCTCAAGGACTCGTCTGGAGGGGGCTGCAGCAGTAAGAACTCCTCCTGTGACACAGACGACTTTGTCATGGTACCCGCCCACTTTCCCA GTGAGCTCACCTGTGAGGGGCCTACTGGAAAGGTGTTCCACGACAGTCTGATGAACAGCGG CTCTCTGCTAGCATTTGGTGGCCTGGGCAGTCAGGGCAAGACCCCACCCCACTCCCCCTCCTACAGTGGCTCCCCCAATCCTATCAG TCGTCCTAACGAGTTCTCTGGCAGTAACTGTGGTAACTATGGTCAGTCGGTGCCCATTCCGGTTCCCACTCAGGTCCAAAACTACCAGCGTATGGAGCAGAAGCTCCATTCCCCCAGCCAGGACGGCTCCCCACG GCTGTCCACCCCAGTGCGTCGCTGTAGCAGCAATAGTTCACTGGGATTTGGAAGGACTGGCCCATCTCTGCCTTACCCAGGAGGCCACGGGGCCTTGGCTGGCCTCCGCAGGCTGTCTGTAGGAGGGGCCAGACCCTTCCAGCTTTCACCTCAAG ctctccagTTCCTCGACATGTGGCCTCCCGCTCAGCAGCAAGGCCTGGTCACCCGGCTTCACAGCGCCCCATGTCTCCTCGAGGCTGCTAGCAGGGGCGGCAGGCAAAATATCAGAAAGCAGCACTCTGACCCAGTGGTGGCCAACCACCAGGCAGGCATGGTGACTATGCGGCCCCTGCACTCCTCCCCCAGGCTGAGTGAACTCATGCAGCGCAGCCCCCTCCCCACCATTCTAGGATCTCCCTCGAGA GCCATCCCACCCTTTGAGTTTCCAAAACCTCCCAGCACCCCCAACCTGGTGACCTTCCTGGCCCAGCAGGGCCTGGTTCTGGCCCCGCCTGGCAGCAGGACTGCCTCAGACCACAGGGACCCAGGACAGCCACCCACTGGGCAGCTTGGTCAATACAGCCATAGGACCGCAGAGGACAACAAGAGCTTTGGCAGGTCTCAGAGTGCAAGTCGTCTGTCTGACATGTTGCTGATGGCTGCATTTGGAGGGCCGCTGGGGGAGCGGGGGAGCAATGAGAACCTCGGCTCTAACAGAGGAGCCATAGACATCACAG CACCCTCTGGTGATAGTGCCATGGCTGCAGGCTCAGCCAGCCCAGCCCAGGTGGTGTTCACTGTGGGCTCCCCACCCAACAGCAGCACCCTACCACACACCTCCAGGACCAGGCAGTACTCAG CAGGCTCCTCCAGCTCTATCAGCCCAGTGGGGTCCTTTACTAGCCGATATCAGACAGGCACCTATCTGGAAGGCTTCGAGGATCCCTCCAGTCCACGCTACAGCTTCACAGACCCCATCACGGCCAACATGGGGGGACCGGTCACCTTCCTGGCCCCTGAGCTGCCAGAGGAGACACTGATGGCG CAGGAGCACACAGAGACCCTGAGGAGCCTTCACTTCACCCTGGACTTTGCCTGCTGTCTGATGGAGGTGGCGGGAGTCAGGGGGACCGGGACTGGGGCTGTGGCTGAGCAAGGGGACacctccccaccctccctcctgCAGCAGCAGAGCCTGGTGGCAGACCAGATCAGCTCCCTCAGCCGGGAGTGGAG cTATGCGGAGCAGCTGGTGTTGTACATGAAGACTGCAGAGCTCCTGTCGTCTGCCTTACACACAGCCATGGAGTGCATCAAACAGGGCAAACtgtacccctctgctactgtcaAACAAG TGGTGAAGAGACTGAACAAGCTTTTCAAGTCCAGCGTGTCGTCCTGCCTCTCCCTCAACGCCCGGCTGGAGCGCTTCTTCTCTAGGAAGCACCGTCTCATGGACCACATTAACACTATCACCGCCGAGAGGCTGCTGTTCAGCCACACCGTTCAGATG gtGCAGGCTGCTGCTCTGGATGAGATGTTCCACCAGGGAGAGGCGTCGGTGCAGCGCTACCACAAGGCCCTGCTGCTGATGGAGGGCCTGTCCCTGCTCCTCACCGAGCACGAAGACATCCTCATCGTTACCAAAT GTAAGGAGTGCATCGAGCGTCGCCTCACAGCACTACAGTCAGGGCTCTGCATCTGA
- the LOC139408581 gene encoding serine/threonine-protein kinase ULK1-like isoform X4, whose protein sequence is METVGKFEFSRKDLIGHGAFAVVFKGRNREKHDWEVAVKCINKKNLAKSQTLLGKEIKILKELKHENIVALHDFQETASSVYLVMEYCNGGDLADYLHSKGTLSEDTIRVFLQQIAGAMRVLQAKGIIHRDLKPQNILLSYPAGRKSHSTNTCIKIADFGFARYLQNNMMAATLCGSPMYMAPEVIMSQNYDAKADLWSIGTILFQCLTGKAPFQASSPQDLRLFYEKNKNLSPNIPRETSCPLRLLLLGLLQRNHKDRMDFEEFFRHPFLEASSSMKKTTPAVTMTCFPSSTSASSCSSSSTSHLASPPQSLAEVQQVHTKTLASPTQDSPGFLLKDSSGGGCSSKNSSCDTDDFVMVPAHFPTGELTCEGPTGKVFHDSLMNSGSLLAFGGLGSQGKTPPHSPSYSGSPNPISRPNEFSGSNCGNYGQSVPIPVPTQVQNYQRMEQKLHSPSQDGSPRLSTPVRRCSSNSSLGFGRTGPSLPYPGGHGALAGLRRLSVGGARPFQLSPQALQFLDMWPPAQQQGLVTRLHSAPCLLEAASRGGRQNIRKQHSDPVVANHQAGMVTMRPLHSSPRLSELMQRSPLPTILGSPSRAIPPFEFPKPPSTPNLVTFLAQQGLVLAPPGSRTASDHRDPGQPPTGQLGQYSHRTAEDNKSFGRSQSASRLSDMLLMAAFGGPLGERGSNENLGSNRGAIDITAPSGDSAMAAGSASPAQVVFTVGSPPNSSTLPHTSRTRQYSAGSSSSISPVGSFTSRYQTGTYLEGFEDPSSPRYSFTDPITANMGGPVTFLAPELPEETLMAQEHTETLRSLHFTLDFACCLMEVAGVRGTGTGAVAEQGDTSPPSLLQQQSLVADQISSLSREWSYAEQLVLYMKTAELLSSALHTAMECIKQGKLYPSATVKQVVKRLNKLFKSSVSSCLSLNARLERFFSRKHRLMDHINTITAERLLFSHTVQMVQAAALDEMFHQGEASVQRYHKALLLMEGLSLLLTEHEDILIVTKCKECIERRLTALQSGLCI, encoded by the exons tACTGCAATGGTGGGGACCTGGCGGACTATCTACACT cCAAGGGCACCCTGAGTGAGGACACTATCCGAGTGTTCCTGCAGCAGATAGCCGGGGCCATGAGGGTGCTGCAGGCCAAGGGGATCATTCACAGAGACCTCAAACCACAGAACATTCTGCTCTCCTACCCCGCAGGACGCAAGTCCCACTCTACCAACACCTGCATCAAGAtag CTGACTTTGGGTTTGCACGGTACCTTCAGAACAACATGATGGCTGCTACTCTGTGTGGGTCCCCTATGTACATG GCACCTGAAGTCATCATGTCTCAGAACTATGATGCCAAGGCTGACCTGTGGAGCATAGGAACCATTTTGTTCCAGTGTCTGACAGGGAAAGCCCCGTTTCAG GCTAGCAGTCCCCAGGACCTCCGGCTATTTTATGAGAAAAACAAGAACCTCAGCCCCAA TATCCCCAGAGAGACCTCCTGTCCCCTGAGGCTTCTGCTGCTGGGTCTTCTGCAGCGAAACCACAAGGACCGCATGGACTTTG AGGAGTTCTTCCGTCACCCCTTCCTGGAGGCGAGCTCGTCCATGAAGAAAA CAACTCCTGCTGTGACCATGACGTGCTTTCCCAGCTCCACTTCAGCCAGCTCCTGTAGCAGCTCTTCCACCTCACACCTGGCCTCCCCaccg cagTCCCTGGCTGAGGTCCAGCAGGTCCATACTAAGACACTCGCTTCTCCTACCCAGGATTCCCCTGGCTTCCTCCTCAAGGACTCGTCTGGAGGGGGCTGCAGCAGTAAGAACTCCTCCTGTGACACAGACGACTTTGTCATGGTACCCGCCCACTTTCCCA CAGGTGAGCTCACCTGTGAGGGGCCTACTGGAAAGGTGTTCCACGACAGTCTGATGAACAGCGG CTCTCTGCTAGCATTTGGTGGCCTGGGCAGTCAGGGCAAGACCCCACCCCACTCCCCCTCCTACAGTGGCTCCCCCAATCCTATCAG TCGTCCTAACGAGTTCTCTGGCAGTAACTGTGGTAACTATGGTCAGTCGGTGCCCATTCCGGTTCCCACTCAGGTCCAAAACTACCAGCGTATGGAGCAGAAGCTCCATTCCCCCAGCCAGGACGGCTCCCCACG GCTGTCCACCCCAGTGCGTCGCTGTAGCAGCAATAGTTCACTGGGATTTGGAAGGACTGGCCCATCTCTGCCTTACCCAGGAGGCCACGGGGCCTTGGCTGGCCTCCGCAGGCTGTCTGTAGGAGGGGCCAGACCCTTCCAGCTTTCACCTCAAG ctctccagTTCCTCGACATGTGGCCTCCCGCTCAGCAGCAAGGCCTGGTCACCCGGCTTCACAGCGCCCCATGTCTCCTCGAGGCTGCTAGCAGGGGCGGCAGGCAAAATATCAGAAAGCAGCACTCTGACCCAGTGGTGGCCAACCACCAGGCAGGCATGGTGACTATGCGGCCCCTGCACTCCTCCCCCAGGCTGAGTGAACTCATGCAGCGCAGCCCCCTCCCCACCATTCTAGGATCTCCCTCGAGA GCCATCCCACCCTTTGAGTTTCCAAAACCTCCCAGCACCCCCAACCTGGTGACCTTCCTGGCCCAGCAGGGCCTGGTTCTGGCCCCGCCTGGCAGCAGGACTGCCTCAGACCACAGGGACCCAGGACAGCCACCCACTGGGCAGCTTGGTCAATACAGCCATAGGACCGCAGAGGACAACAAGAGCTTTGGCAGGTCTCAGAGTGCAAGTCGTCTGTCTGACATGTTGCTGATGGCTGCATTTGGAGGGCCGCTGGGGGAGCGGGGGAGCAATGAGAACCTCGGCTCTAACAGAGGAGCCATAGACATCACAG CACCCTCTGGTGATAGTGCCATGGCTGCAGGCTCAGCCAGCCCAGCCCAGGTGGTGTTCACTGTGGGCTCCCCACCCAACAGCAGCACCCTACCACACACCTCCAGGACCAGGCAGTACTCAG CAGGCTCCTCCAGCTCTATCAGCCCAGTGGGGTCCTTTACTAGCCGATATCAGACAGGCACCTATCTGGAAGGCTTCGAGGATCCCTCCAGTCCACGCTACAGCTTCACAGACCCCATCACGGCCAACATGGGGGGACCGGTCACCTTCCTGGCCCCTGAGCTGCCAGAGGAGACACTGATGGCG CAGGAGCACACAGAGACCCTGAGGAGCCTTCACTTCACCCTGGACTTTGCCTGCTGTCTGATGGAGGTGGCGGGAGTCAGGGGGACCGGGACTGGGGCTGTGGCTGAGCAAGGGGACacctccccaccctccctcctgCAGCAGCAGAGCCTGGTGGCAGACCAGATCAGCTCCCTCAGCCGGGAGTGGAG cTATGCGGAGCAGCTGGTGTTGTACATGAAGACTGCAGAGCTCCTGTCGTCTGCCTTACACACAGCCATGGAGTGCATCAAACAGGGCAAACtgtacccctctgctactgtcaAACAAG TGGTGAAGAGACTGAACAAGCTTTTCAAGTCCAGCGTGTCGTCCTGCCTCTCCCTCAACGCCCGGCTGGAGCGCTTCTTCTCTAGGAAGCACCGTCTCATGGACCACATTAACACTATCACCGCCGAGAGGCTGCTGTTCAGCCACACCGTTCAGATG gtGCAGGCTGCTGCTCTGGATGAGATGTTCCACCAGGGAGAGGCGTCGGTGCAGCGCTACCACAAGGCCCTGCTGCTGATGGAGGGCCTGTCCCTGCTCCTCACCGAGCACGAAGACATCCTCATCGTTACCAAAT GTAAGGAGTGCATCGAGCGTCGCCTCACAGCACTACAGTCAGGGCTCTGCATCTGA